One window of Vitis riparia cultivar Riparia Gloire de Montpellier isolate 1030 chromosome 5, EGFV_Vit.rip_1.0, whole genome shotgun sequence genomic DNA carries:
- the LOC117915412 gene encoding early nodulin-75-like: protein MSSTSLLVLLLGLVVLITSSLADYPKHPPLQKPPTEHQPPTKPPNGEKPLPEHKPPSPFGKPPQGEKPPPQNKPSDKTRKLLQVEKPLPEHKPPVKKPPTEHQPPTEPAKGEKPVPEHKPPSPFGKPPQGEKPPPEHKPSDKTRNLLQGEKPLPKHKPPSPFGKPPQGEKPPPEHKPSDKTRNLLQGEKPLPEHKPPSPFGKPPQGEKPPPEHKPSDKTRNLLQGEKQLPEHKPPMKKPPTEQQPPTEPSKGEKPVPEHKPPSPFGKPPQGEKPPPEQKPSDKTRNLLQGEKPLPEHKPPSPFGKPPQGEKPPPEHKPSDKTRNLLEGEKHLPEHKPPSPLGKPPKGQKPPPSGHNPGHPPAESAEDSYKPPQKITPPSTPTKKPPAPTQKPPHKPPSPTHPN from the coding sequence ATGTCTTCCACATCCTTGCTAGTGTTGCTGCTGGGACTGGTGGTTCTCATCACCTCGTCTCTTGCTGACTACCCCAAGCATCCCCCACTTCAGAAACCACCTACGGAACACCAACCACCAACTAAACCTCCCAATGGAGAGAAGCCACTCCCCGAACACAAGCCACCAAGTCCATTTGGCAAACCACCCCAGGGAGAGAAGCCACCACCACAAAATAAGCCATCTGACAAAACTCGTAAGCTTCTCCAGGTAGAGAAGCCGCTTCCGGAGCACAAGCCGCCGGTGAAGAAACCACCTACGGAACACCAGCCACCAACTGAACCTGCCAAGGGAGAGAAGCCAGTCCCCGAACACAAGCCACCAAGCCCATTCGGCAAACCACCCCAGGGAGAGAAGCCACCACCAGAACACAAGCCATCTGACAAAACTCGTAACCTTCTCCAGGGAGAGAAGCCACTCCCCAAACACAAGCCACCAAGCCCATTCGGCAAACCACCCCAGGGAGAGAAGCCACCACCAGAACACAAGCCATCTGACAAAACTCGTAACCTTCTCCAGGGAGAGAAGCCACTCCCCGAACACAAGCCACCAAGCCCATTCGGCAAACCACCCCAGGGAGAGAAGCCACCACCAGAACACAAGCCATCTGACAAAACTCGAAACCTACTCCAGGGAGAGAAACAACTCCCGGAGCACAAGCCACCGATGAAGAAACCACCTACGGAACAGCAGCCACCAACTGAACCTTCCAAGGGAGAGAAGCCAGTTCCCGAACACAAGCCACCAAGCCCATTTGGCAAACCACCCCAGGGAGAGAAGCCGCCACCAGAACAAAAGCCATCTGACAAAACTCGTAACCTTCTCCAGGGAGAGAAGCCACTCCCCGAACACAAGCCACCAAGCCCATTCGGCAAACCACCCCAGGGAGAGAAGCCACCACCAGAACACAAGCCATCTGACAAAACTCGAAACCTACTCGAGGGAGAGAAACATCTCCCGGAGCACAAGCCACCAAGCCCATTAGGCAAACCACCAAAGGGACAGAAGCCACCTCCTTCCGGTCACAACCCTGGGCACCCTCCTGCAGAGAGTGCCGAAGACTCATACAAGCCACCTCAGAAGATTACGCCTCCTTCAACTCCAACAAAGAAGCCACCAGCTCCTACCCAGAAGCCACCCCACAAACCACCATCTCCTACCCATCCCAACTGA
- the LOC117915413 gene encoding uncharacterized protein LOC117915413 isoform X4: MGSRSKGNYTNPCLTLHQPWASLLVYGIKRVEGRSWPAPLRGCVEVVGCVKCEELACWKEVPEGVRLEAQTEFCWLCEQPQKLIIPFEMRGYQRIYNLERKIYEAAVRGLRPVQAPLPVKFLLPEPQDPFSLKPGSLVSCFDGSKAAEDKKPEGLLAAIAGARAAATQFSKNDNHQSITMQGQDADVSTRTREESEEFEKLDSELIKRADAKTQRNAE, encoded by the exons ATGGGAAGTCGCAGTAAGGGCAACTACACAAACCCATGTCTCACGTTGCATCAACCATGGGCTTCATTGTTGGTTTATGGTATTAAGCGCGTCGAAGGACGATCGTGGCCTGCTCCTCTCAGAG GTTGTGTTGAAGTAGTTGGTTGTGTTAAATGTGAAGAGCTGGCGTGCTGGAAGGAGGTACCTGAAGGG GTAAGGCTAGAAGCGCAAACAGAGTTTTGCTGGCTCTGTGAGCAACCACAG aaattaatcataccatTTGAGATGCGCGGGTACCAACGTATTTATAACCTGGAAAGAAAA ATATATGAGGCAGCAGTTAGGGGTCTTCGTCCTGTTCAAGCTCCACTACCTGTCAAGTTTCTGCTTCCAGAACCACAAGATCCTTTCTCTTTGAAACCAGGATCACTTGTTTCTTGCTTTGATGGCTCTAAAGCTGCTGAAGACAAGAAACCAGAAGGTCTCCTTGCAGCCATAGCTGGTGCACGAGCAGCTGCCACACAGTTCTCAAAGAATGATAATCACCAATCCATAACAATGCAAGGACAAGATGCAGATGTTTCCACAAGAACAAGGGAAGAATCCGAGGAATTTGAGAAGCTGGATAGTGAATTAATTAAGAGGGCTGATGCCAAAACACAAAGAAATGCAGAATAG
- the LOC117915413 gene encoding activating signal cointegrator 1-like isoform X1 encodes MGSRSKGNYTNPCLTLHQPWASLLVYGIKRVEGRSWPAPLRGRLWIHAASKVPDSDTIKAMENFYREIYAVNGITDLKFPEHYPVSRLLGCVEVVGCVKCEELACWKEVPEGVRLEAQTEFCWLCEQPQKLIIPFEMRGYQRIYNLERKIYEAAVRGLRPVQAPLPVKFLLPEPQDPFSLKPGSLVSCFDGSKAAEDKKPEGLLAAIAGARAAATQFSKNDNHQSITMQGQDADVSTRTREESEEFEKLDSELIKRADAKTQRNAE; translated from the exons ATGGGAAGTCGCAGTAAGGGCAACTACACAAACCCATGTCTCACGTTGCATCAACCATGGGCTTCATTGTTGGTTTATGGTATTAAGCGCGTCGAAGGACGATCGTGGCCTGCTCCTCTCAGAG GCCGACTCTGGATTCATGCTGCTAGTAAGGTCCCCGATTCAGACACAATCAAAGCAATGGAGAATTTCTACAGGGAGATCTATGCTGTGAATGGGATAACAGACCTCAAGTTTCCAGAACATTACCCAGTTTCAAGACTGTTAG GTTGTGTTGAAGTAGTTGGTTGTGTTAAATGTGAAGAGCTGGCGTGCTGGAAGGAGGTACCTGAAGGG GTAAGGCTAGAAGCGCAAACAGAGTTTTGCTGGCTCTGTGAGCAACCACAG aaattaatcataccatTTGAGATGCGCGGGTACCAACGTATTTATAACCTGGAAAGAAAA ATATATGAGGCAGCAGTTAGGGGTCTTCGTCCTGTTCAAGCTCCACTACCTGTCAAGTTTCTGCTTCCAGAACCACAAGATCCTTTCTCTTTGAAACCAGGATCACTTGTTTCTTGCTTTGATGGCTCTAAAGCTGCTGAAGACAAGAAACCAGAAGGTCTCCTTGCAGCCATAGCTGGTGCACGAGCAGCTGCCACACAGTTCTCAAAGAATGATAATCACCAATCCATAACAATGCAAGGACAAGATGCAGATGTTTCCACAAGAACAAGGGAAGAATCCGAGGAATTTGAGAAGCTGGATAGTGAATTAATTAAGAGGGCTGATGCCAAAACACAAAGAAATGCAGAATAG
- the LOC117915413 gene encoding uncharacterized protein LOC117915413 isoform X2, producing MGSRSKGNYTNPCLTLHQPWASLLVYGIKRVEGRSWPAPLRGRLWIHAASKVPDSDTIKAMENFYREIYAVNGITDLKFPEHYPVSRLLGCVEVVGCVKCEELACWKEVPEGVRLEAQTEFCWLCEQPQIYEAAVRGLRPVQAPLPVKFLLPEPQDPFSLKPGSLVSCFDGSKAAEDKKPEGLLAAIAGARAAATQFSKNDNHQSITMQGQDADVSTRTREESEEFEKLDSELIKRADAKTQRNAE from the exons ATGGGAAGTCGCAGTAAGGGCAACTACACAAACCCATGTCTCACGTTGCATCAACCATGGGCTTCATTGTTGGTTTATGGTATTAAGCGCGTCGAAGGACGATCGTGGCCTGCTCCTCTCAGAG GCCGACTCTGGATTCATGCTGCTAGTAAGGTCCCCGATTCAGACACAATCAAAGCAATGGAGAATTTCTACAGGGAGATCTATGCTGTGAATGGGATAACAGACCTCAAGTTTCCAGAACATTACCCAGTTTCAAGACTGTTAG GTTGTGTTGAAGTAGTTGGTTGTGTTAAATGTGAAGAGCTGGCGTGCTGGAAGGAGGTACCTGAAGGG GTAAGGCTAGAAGCGCAAACAGAGTTTTGCTGGCTCTGTGAGCAACCACAG ATATATGAGGCAGCAGTTAGGGGTCTTCGTCCTGTTCAAGCTCCACTACCTGTCAAGTTTCTGCTTCCAGAACCACAAGATCCTTTCTCTTTGAAACCAGGATCACTTGTTTCTTGCTTTGATGGCTCTAAAGCTGCTGAAGACAAGAAACCAGAAGGTCTCCTTGCAGCCATAGCTGGTGCACGAGCAGCTGCCACACAGTTCTCAAAGAATGATAATCACCAATCCATAACAATGCAAGGACAAGATGCAGATGTTTCCACAAGAACAAGGGAAGAATCCGAGGAATTTGAGAAGCTGGATAGTGAATTAATTAAGAGGGCTGATGCCAAAACACAAAGAAATGCAGAATAG
- the LOC117915413 gene encoding uncharacterized protein LOC117915413 isoform X3, whose product MGSRSKGNYTNPCLTLHQPWASLLVYGIKRVEGRSWPAPLRGRLWIHAASKVPDSDTIKAMENFYREIYAVNGITDLKFPEHYPVSRLLGCVEVVGCVKCEELACWKEVPEGIYEAAVRGLRPVQAPLPVKFLLPEPQDPFSLKPGSLVSCFDGSKAAEDKKPEGLLAAIAGARAAATQFSKNDNHQSITMQGQDADVSTRTREESEEFEKLDSELIKRADAKTQRNAE is encoded by the exons ATGGGAAGTCGCAGTAAGGGCAACTACACAAACCCATGTCTCACGTTGCATCAACCATGGGCTTCATTGTTGGTTTATGGTATTAAGCGCGTCGAAGGACGATCGTGGCCTGCTCCTCTCAGAG GCCGACTCTGGATTCATGCTGCTAGTAAGGTCCCCGATTCAGACACAATCAAAGCAATGGAGAATTTCTACAGGGAGATCTATGCTGTGAATGGGATAACAGACCTCAAGTTTCCAGAACATTACCCAGTTTCAAGACTGTTAG GTTGTGTTGAAGTAGTTGGTTGTGTTAAATGTGAAGAGCTGGCGTGCTGGAAGGAGGTACCTGAAGGG ATATATGAGGCAGCAGTTAGGGGTCTTCGTCCTGTTCAAGCTCCACTACCTGTCAAGTTTCTGCTTCCAGAACCACAAGATCCTTTCTCTTTGAAACCAGGATCACTTGTTTCTTGCTTTGATGGCTCTAAAGCTGCTGAAGACAAGAAACCAGAAGGTCTCCTTGCAGCCATAGCTGGTGCACGAGCAGCTGCCACACAGTTCTCAAAGAATGATAATCACCAATCCATAACAATGCAAGGACAAGATGCAGATGTTTCCACAAGAACAAGGGAAGAATCCGAGGAATTTGAGAAGCTGGATAGTGAATTAATTAAGAGGGCTGATGCCAAAACACAAAGAAATGCAGAATAG
- the LOC117914767 gene encoding serine/threonine-protein phosphatase PP1 isozyme 3-like: MEPAVLDDIIERLLAVKARPGKQVQLSEAEIRQLCVASKDIFLRQPNLLELQAPVKICGDIHGQYSDLLRLFDYGGLPPESNYLFLGDYVDRGKQSLETICLLLAYKIRYPENFFLLRGNHECASINRIYGFYDECKRRFNVRLWKVFTDCFNCLPVAALIDEKILCMHGGLSPDLRSLDQIRNLQRPTDVPDAGLLCDLLWSDPSNDVRGWGMNDRGVSYVFGPDKVTELLQKHDLDLICRAHQVVEDGYEFFANRQLVTIFSAPNYCGEFDNAGAMMSVDDTLMCSFQVLKPAEKKPKFSFGSTTTAKPGSSPARLKSILGAKV; encoded by the exons ATGGAACCTGCCGTTCTTGACGATATTATCGAAAGGTTACTTGCCGTCAAAGCCAGGCCAGGGAAGCAAGTGCAGCTTTCTGAGGCCGAGATCAGGCAACTTTGTGTTGCTTCCAAGGATATTTTCCTGAGACAGCCCAATCTATTGGAGCTCCAAGCCCCCGTCAAGATCTGCG GGGACATTCATGGTCAGTATTCGGATCTTCTAAGGCTTTTTGACTATGGTGGACTGCCGCCTGAATCCAATTACTTGTTCTTAGGGGACTATGTAGATCGAGGAAAGCAAAGCCTAGAAACTATATGCCTTCTGCttgcatataaaataagataCCCTGAGAACTTTTTCCTATTGAGGGGCAACCATGAATGTGCTTCTATAAACCGTATCTATGGATTTTATGATGAGTGTAAGAGAAGATTCAATGTCAGATTGTGGAAAGTGTTCACAGATTGTTTCAATTGCCTACCTGTGGCTGCTCTCATTGATGAAAAGATACTCTGCATGCATGGTGGGCTTTCCCCTGATCTGCGGAGTTTAGATCAAATAAGGAATTTGCAGCGGCCTACTGATGTTCCAGATGCTGGTTTGCTATGCGATCTTCTCTGGTCTGATCCTAGTAATGATGTTCGAGGTTGGGGGATGAATGATAGAGGCGTTTCTTATGTCTTTGGCCCTGATAAGGTGACAGAGCTTCTTCAGAAGCATGATCTGGACCTTATTTGTCGTGCCCACCAG GTTGTGGAAGATGGATATGAGTTTTTTGCTAATAGACAACTTGTAACCATTTTTTCAGCACCTAATTACTGTGGTGAGTTTGATAATGCGGGTGCCATGATGAGTGTGGATGACACTCTCATGTGTTCTTTCCAAGTATTAAAACCTGCAGAAAAGAAGCCAAAATTTAGCTTTGGAAGCACTACTACAGCTAAGCCTGGCAGCTCTCCTGCAAGACTCAAG TCTATCCTTGGTGCAAAAGTATGA